A genome region from Rhodopseudomonas boonkerdii includes the following:
- a CDS encoding efflux RND transporter periplasmic adaptor subunit, with the protein MLKRLLLATALFSLATPCLAADETDLAKGATVTVLAASKQCFADTVDVAGLLLPREEISIRPDRPGLKVAEVTVDAGETVTAGQILARLTSPDGGSVQLQATVAGLVSSSTAVVGTMASARGEALFNIISRSEFDFIGQVPTRDLPKLKVDQTAKIKVIGIGELDAKVRRVAPSVEPNSQLGQVVIALNSPRRLMSNSYARAMIKTGESCGVALPLTAILYSSGGTVVQVVRRHRIETRRVEVGLLSGGQVEIREGLNEGDIVVARAGALLREGDPVRPVTATAGK; encoded by the coding sequence ATGTTGAAGCGCCTCCTGCTCGCGACAGCTCTCTTTTCACTCGCGACGCCGTGCCTTGCCGCCGACGAGACCGACCTCGCCAAGGGCGCCACCGTTACCGTGCTGGCAGCATCCAAGCAGTGTTTCGCCGATACGGTCGATGTCGCAGGCCTGCTGCTGCCGCGCGAGGAAATCTCGATCCGGCCCGACCGGCCCGGCCTGAAGGTCGCCGAAGTGACGGTCGACGCCGGCGAGACTGTCACCGCCGGCCAGATCCTTGCAAGGTTGACCTCACCGGATGGCGGTTCTGTCCAGCTTCAGGCGACTGTCGCCGGTCTCGTCAGCTCATCGACAGCCGTGGTGGGCACCATGGCCTCAGCCCGCGGCGAAGCGCTGTTCAACATCATTTCGCGCAGCGAATTCGACTTCATCGGTCAGGTGCCCACCCGCGATCTACCGAAGCTCAAGGTCGATCAGACCGCGAAGATCAAGGTCATCGGCATCGGTGAACTCGATGCGAAAGTCCGCCGCGTCGCTCCGTCGGTGGAACCGAACAGCCAGCTCGGTCAGGTGGTGATCGCGCTGAACTCGCCGCGCCGGCTGATGAGTAACTCCTACGCGCGCGCGATGATCAAGACCGGGGAAAGCTGCGGCGTCGCGCTGCCACTTACCGCGATCCTCTATAGCTCGGGCGGTACCGTCGTGCAGGTGGTGCGTCGCCACCGGATCGAAACGCGGCGCGTCGAGGTCGGACTGTTGTCCGGCGGACAGGTCGAAATCCGCGAAGGCCTCAATGAAGGCGATATCGTCGTCGCACGCGCAGGCGCCCTGCTGCGCGAGGGCGACCCGGTACGGCCAGTGACGGCGACTGCAGGGAAATGA
- a CDS encoding MFS transporter has protein sequence MACAPRIAPETEDKRPDRRPPEPSRQSLRGLDWFIFFLADVQTGFGPFVAVYLTTQKWTQVEIGFVLSIGGIIALLGQIPGGAIIDAVRSTRLVAGAAVCTIACCALAYAALPIFPVVATAATLHAMASCVLGPAIAAISLGLVGPMRIGERLGRNARFASLGNGVAAAVMGTCGYLLSSRSVFIVTFLLAIPVLYALSRIRHQEIDPARAHGQATGQNENTPPFRFRDLVRQKPLLIFGCAVLLLQLANAAMLPLMAGVVTTRSADWAPALIAFCIVVPQAFVAATSPTIGRKAQQWGRRPLLLAAFTALAIRGLLFSVVTDPFALVAVQIFDGITAAVFAVMIPLIVSDITFGRGRFNLAQGIIGTATGIGASLSTVTAGYVADRFGAPVAFVGLSCVAALGFLLILLVMPETRRDHREAGEA, from the coding sequence ATTGCGTGCGCTCCCCGGATCGCTCCGGAGACTGAAGACAAGAGGCCGGATCGCCGACCGCCGGAGCCTTCGAGACAGAGTCTGCGCGGGCTCGATTGGTTCATCTTCTTCCTCGCCGATGTGCAGACCGGCTTCGGGCCTTTCGTCGCAGTTTACTTGACCACGCAGAAGTGGACACAGGTCGAAATCGGCTTCGTATTGTCGATCGGCGGCATCATCGCGCTGCTCGGCCAGATCCCGGGTGGCGCTATCATCGATGCCGTGCGTTCGACACGGCTCGTCGCTGGCGCCGCGGTATGCACGATCGCCTGTTGTGCGCTCGCTTATGCGGCGCTGCCGATTTTCCCTGTCGTCGCCACGGCCGCGACGTTGCATGCCATGGCGAGCTGCGTGCTCGGCCCTGCGATAGCTGCGATCAGTCTCGGTCTGGTTGGGCCGATGCGCATCGGTGAACGTCTCGGTCGGAATGCGCGCTTCGCATCGCTCGGCAATGGCGTGGCGGCCGCGGTGATGGGGACTTGCGGCTATCTGTTGTCGAGCCGTTCGGTGTTCATCGTCACGTTCCTTTTGGCGATTCCGGTGCTCTATGCGCTGTCGCGTATTCGCCATCAGGAGATCGATCCGGCGCGTGCTCATGGTCAGGCGACCGGGCAGAACGAGAACACCCCACCGTTTCGCTTCCGCGATCTCGTGCGCCAGAAACCTTTGCTGATCTTTGGCTGCGCCGTGCTGTTGCTCCAGCTCGCCAATGCGGCCATGCTGCCGTTGATGGCCGGCGTCGTCACCACGCGCTCGGCCGATTGGGCCCCGGCGCTCATCGCTTTCTGTATCGTGGTGCCGCAGGCCTTTGTCGCTGCGACCTCGCCGACGATCGGCCGCAAAGCCCAGCAATGGGGGCGCCGGCCATTGTTGTTGGCGGCGTTCACAGCGCTCGCGATCCGCGGTCTGCTATTCTCGGTAGTGACCGATCCGTTTGCGCTCGTTGCCGTGCAGATCTTCGATGGCATCACCGCAGCGGTCTTTGCCGTGATGATTCCGCTGATCGTATCCGATATCACTTTCGGTCGCGGTCGATTCAATCTGGCGCAGGGGATCATTGGTACCGCGACCGGCATCGGTGCATCGCTCAGCACCGTCACCGCGGGTTATGTGGCGGACAGGTTCGGTGCGCCGGTCGCTTTTGTCGGCCTGTCCTGTGTCGCAGCGCTGGGTTTTCTGCTCATCCTGCTGGTGATGCCGGAAACCAGGCGAGATCATCGTGAAGCGGGCGAGGCCTAG
- a CDS encoding LssY C-terminal domain-containing protein — protein MGEILDQPDSHPIAEQQRRSRTYRALRLTLLAGIIYGGIAYLLLPELWTHYEHQQSLAGMPMTTMTPQGIPGDPINIGLIGDRKDVICAMHAAGWYPADPVTLKSSLEIIGSVLLDRPYHNAPVSPLIYLGRREDLAFEKPSGTSPDRRHHVRLWLVLEKGQEDRPVWLGDATFDRSVGISKYTGAITHHIAADVDAERALLADDLEKAGMVEAKYQVTGVGPTIAGRNGGGDLYFTDGEIWIQRLVVGCAKRSEPPETIPSPAATEIKDQIFRAVANVIGPTSTN, from the coding sequence ATGGGCGAGATCTTGGACCAGCCGGACAGCCATCCCATAGCAGAGCAGCAGCGCCGTAGCCGGACCTATCGGGCGCTGCGGCTGACGCTGCTTGCCGGGATCATCTATGGCGGCATCGCATATTTGCTGTTGCCCGAACTCTGGACTCACTATGAGCACCAGCAATCGCTGGCCGGCATGCCGATGACCACCATGACCCCGCAGGGCATTCCCGGCGATCCCATCAATATTGGCCTGATCGGCGACAGGAAGGACGTCATCTGCGCTATGCATGCGGCAGGCTGGTATCCGGCCGATCCGGTGACGCTGAAATCGTCGCTCGAGATCATCGGCAGCGTGCTGCTCGATCGCCCCTATCATAACGCGCCGGTGTCACCGCTGATCTATCTTGGCCGCCGCGAAGATCTCGCTTTCGAGAAACCGTCCGGCACCAGTCCCGATCGTCGCCATCACGTGCGACTCTGGCTGGTGCTTGAGAAAGGGCAGGAGGATCGCCCGGTTTGGCTCGGCGATGCCACCTTCGATCGCAGCGTCGGCATCAGCAAGTACACCGGGGCCATCACCCATCATATCGCCGCAGATGTCGATGCCGAACGTGCGCTGCTCGCCGACGATCTCGAAAAGGCAGGTATGGTGGAGGCCAAGTATCAAGTCACCGGTGTCGGTCCCACTATCGCCGGCCGTAATGGCGGCGGCGATCTGTACTTCACCGACGGCGAGATCTGGATCCAGCGTCTCGTGGTCGGCTGCGCGAAGCGCAGCGAGCCACCCGAAACGATCCCGAGCCCGGCCGCGACCGAAATCAAGGACCAGATCTTCCGCGCCGTCGCGAACGTGATCGGCCCGACATCGACAAACTGA
- a CDS encoding pyridoxal-phosphate-dependent aminotransferase family protein: MVVRAGREFLAIPGPTTMPDEVLRAMHRPPLDIYSDAMVQLTHGLLDDLRTVFATKGRTYIYIANGHGTWEATLTNVLSRGDRILVLESGRFAVGWGNAARLMGVDVQSLKGDWNRAIRPAEVEAALRQDVEHKIKAVLAVQIDTASGAYNDIEAIGKAIKAAGHPALFMVDAVASLGCMPFEMDAWGIDVAMSASQKGLMTPPGLGFVAANDRAREVHKSAGLRTPYFDWTERDGNEHYQKHSGTAPVHLMFAQRQALDMLFDEKLDNVFQRHRLLADAVRRAVTVWAEGGALSFNITAPKERANTVTTIKMANPAPLLAYCREKCGVILGVGIGDLQGKAFRIAHMGHVNAPMILGTLSVVEMGLQALGIPHGKGGVTAAINYLGENVKP; the protein is encoded by the coding sequence ATGGTCGTTCGCGCAGGTCGTGAGTTTCTCGCCATCCCCGGCCCTACCACCATGCCAGACGAAGTGCTGCGAGCAATGCATCGCCCGCCGCTGGACATCTATTCAGACGCCATGGTGCAGCTTACTCACGGGCTGCTCGACGACCTGCGTACAGTGTTCGCGACCAAAGGCCGAACCTATATCTACATCGCCAACGGTCATGGCACATGGGAAGCGACTCTCACCAATGTCTTGTCGCGTGGCGACAGGATTCTGGTGCTTGAGAGCGGCCGTTTCGCCGTCGGCTGGGGTAATGCAGCGCGCCTCATGGGCGTCGACGTCCAGAGCCTGAAGGGTGACTGGAATCGCGCCATCCGGCCGGCCGAGGTCGAGGCGGCGCTGCGCCAGGATGTCGAGCACAAGATCAAGGCTGTCCTCGCCGTGCAGATCGACACGGCATCGGGTGCCTATAACGATATCGAAGCGATCGGTAAGGCGATCAAGGCTGCGGGCCATCCGGCGCTGTTCATGGTCGATGCGGTCGCTTCGCTCGGCTGTATGCCGTTCGAGATGGATGCCTGGGGCATCGATGTCGCGATGTCCGCCTCGCAGAAGGGGCTGATGACGCCGCCAGGCCTCGGCTTTGTCGCAGCCAACGACCGCGCCCGCGAAGTGCACAAATCGGCCGGCTTGCGCACACCCTATTTCGACTGGACCGAGCGCGACGGCAATGAACATTACCAAAAGCATTCCGGCACGGCGCCGGTGCATCTGATGTTCGCCCAGCGTCAGGCGCTCGACATGCTGTTCGACGAGAAACTGGACAACGTATTCCAGCGCCACCGCTTGCTGGCGGATGCTGTGCGGCGCGCGGTAACCGTCTGGGCGGAAGGTGGCGCACTCAGCTTCAACATTACCGCGCCGAAAGAACGCGCCAACACCGTCACGACGATCAAGATGGCGAATCCGGCGCCACTGCTCGCCTATTGCCGGGAGAAATGCGGCGTCATTCTCGGCGTCGGCATCGGCGATCTGCAGGGCAAGGCGTTTCGCATTGCCCATATGGGCCACGTCAATGCACCGATGATCCTCGGAACGCTCAGCGTTGTCGAAATGGGCCTGCAGGCGCTCGGCATCCCGCATGGCAAGGGCGGCGTGACGGCGGCCATCAACTATCTCGGCGAGAACGTGAAACCTTAG
- a CDS encoding PRC-barrel domain-containing protein, giving the protein MEQQSPPAQAVAPPAASDPAKSASPALAPRQDAAKPDAVPPAAKPPSVTVIDAFDAKGILGRDVRSPASENMGRIADVIVDRAGQVRGAVIDFGGFLGVGSRKIVVDWAALHFWNVADKTASITLDLTREQVRAAPEYKDDQPIVVLGASGTLTPLKFPPITMQER; this is encoded by the coding sequence TTGGAGCAGCAGTCGCCGCCTGCGCAAGCGGTTGCGCCGCCTGCTGCGAGTGATCCTGCGAAGTCCGCTTCTCCGGCTCTCGCACCACGGCAGGATGCCGCAAAGCCCGATGCGGTGCCGCCTGCCGCCAAGCCGCCGTCGGTGACGGTGATCGATGCATTCGATGCCAAAGGGATTCTCGGGCGGGATGTGCGCAGTCCGGCCAGCGAGAACATGGGCCGCATCGCCGATGTCATCGTCGACCGCGCTGGGCAGGTGCGCGGCGCCGTCATCGACTTCGGCGGGTTTCTCGGTGTCGGCTCGCGCAAGATCGTGGTCGATTGGGCAGCGCTGCATTTCTGGAACGTGGCCGATAAGACCGCGAGCATTACGCTCGATCTGACGCGCGAACAGGTGCGGGCCGCGCCGGAATACAAGGACGATCAACCGATCGTCGTTCTCGGTGCGTCCGGTACGCTGACGCCGCTGAAATTTCCGCCCATTACCATGCAGGAGCGATAA
- a CDS encoding thermonuclease family protein yields the protein MSRLFCFVLLILSLPTLAEAADVTGVPKIRDANQVTIGNTRIRLAGSDAPGLDQLCLNTDSERWNCGVAAHDALVARASDKIWTCRPQRTDRFGRTIAKCEADGEDIAQWLVKNGWALSYVRFSHAYDADEKTAREAPIGLWTGAFVAPWDWRVRNKKAGTLGAVKPTPETLPILLASASGATPPSPACRIKGNVNRSGVCIYHTPESRWYAKIKMRVSKGTRWFCSKEEAEAAGCRETRR from the coding sequence ATGTCCCGCCTGTTCTGCTTCGTCCTCCTCATTCTCAGCCTGCCGACATTGGCTGAGGCCGCCGATGTCACCGGCGTTCCGAAGATCCGCGACGCCAATCAGGTCACCATCGGCAACACGCGTATCCGTCTCGCGGGATCCGACGCTCCCGGGCTCGATCAGCTATGTCTCAATACTGATAGCGAACGCTGGAACTGCGGCGTCGCCGCCCATGATGCGCTGGTGGCGCGGGCGAGCGACAAGATTTGGACCTGCCGCCCGCAACGTACCGATCGTTTCGGTCGCACCATCGCCAAATGCGAGGCCGACGGTGAAGACATCGCGCAATGGCTGGTGAAGAACGGCTGGGCGCTGTCCTATGTTCGTTTCTCCCATGCCTATGATGCGGACGAGAAAACGGCTCGCGAAGCACCGATCGGACTTTGGACCGGCGCCTTCGTCGCGCCGTGGGACTGGCGTGTCCGCAATAAGAAAGCGGGGACACTCGGCGCAGTCAAACCGACGCCCGAGACGCTACCGATCCTGCTTGCATCGGCATCTGGCGCCACACCGCCCTCGCCAGCCTGCCGGATCAAGGGAAATGTCAACCGCTCCGGCGTCTGCATCTATCACACTCCGGAAAGCCGCTGGTATGCCAAGATCAAGATGCGCGTCAGCAAGGGCACACGCTGGTTTTGTTCTAAAGAAGAGGCCGAAGCCGCCGGTTGCCGCGAAACTCGTCGATGA
- a CDS encoding caspase family protein translates to MHLGQFRISRRSITITVAFAGLVSLALGAHAALNKHVMDSARAAVGLETTQSVANSSRLALVIGNGHYPDAGSPLQQPINDARAVTHALRQDGFDVDVIEDATRDDMIRAVERLKNKIKPDSTVMLYFGGYGVQVGRQSYMIPVDAAIWRERDVRRQGMSVESVLDVMKEQGAQAKLVVLDASRRNPYERRFRAYSRGLAPIDLPEKALILTSATPGKVADDIEGQNSLLATELLKNLKAKPVSAEAAFTNTRTAVTRASDGEQVPAVSSSLIDDVKFGAAVTARAGS, encoded by the coding sequence ATGCACTTAGGGCAATTTCGCATCTCCCGTCGATCGATCACCATCACCGTGGCGTTTGCCGGTCTGGTCTCGCTCGCGCTCGGCGCTCATGCCGCGCTGAACAAGCATGTGATGGATTCCGCCCGCGCTGCCGTCGGTCTTGAGACGACGCAGAGCGTTGCGAACAGCTCGCGTCTGGCCCTGGTTATCGGCAACGGTCACTATCCGGATGCGGGCTCGCCGCTACAGCAGCCGATCAACGATGCACGCGCTGTCACACATGCGCTGCGTCAGGATGGTTTCGATGTCGATGTAATCGAAGATGCCACGCGCGATGACATGATCCGCGCCGTCGAGCGGTTGAAGAACAAGATCAAGCCCGACAGCACGGTGATGCTGTATTTCGGCGGTTACGGTGTGCAGGTCGGTCGCCAGAGCTACATGATCCCGGTCGATGCGGCGATCTGGCGCGAACGCGATGTGCGGCGTCAGGGGATGAGCGTCGAATCCGTACTCGATGTGATGAAGGAGCAAGGGGCACAGGCCAAGCTGGTGGTGCTCGATGCATCCCGCCGCAATCCCTACGAGCGCCGCTTCCGCGCCTATTCGCGCGGTCTCGCACCCATCGATCTGCCCGAGAAGGCATTGATCCTCACCTCGGCAACGCCGGGCAAGGTCGCTGACGATATCGAAGGCCAGAACAGCCTGCTTGCCACCGAACTGTTGAAGAACTTGAAGGCGAAGCCGGTCAGCGCCGAAGCCGCGTTCACGAATACCCGTACCGCTGTCACCCGCGCCTCGGACGGTGAGCAGGTGCCTGCCGTGTCGTCGTCGCTCATCGACGACGTTAAGTTCGGCGCCGCTGTGACGGCTCGCGCGGGCAGCTAA
- a CDS encoding efflux RND transporter permease subunit, which translates to MAMNISAWSIRHPLPSVVFSIILLLLGWVSFTKLAITRLPSADIPVISVAVAQFGAAPAELEAQVTKTIEDGVSGVEGVRHISSSITDGLSVTTVQFALETNTDRALNDVKDAVTRVRANLPQNVNEPLIQRVDVIGLPIVTYAAISPGKTPEQLSWFVDDVVKRALQGVRGVAQVERIGGVEREILVSLDPDRLQAAGLTAVDVSRRLRGTNVDLAGGRAEIGRNDQAIRTLAGAKTLNELAGTMISLPSGGEVRLEDLGTVTDTIADRRTFARLNGEPVVALGIKRSKGASDVVVAEAVQKRIDSLKESYPDVDLKLIDTSVDFTKGNYDAAMSTLFEGAALAVIVVFLFLRDLRATVIAAVSLPLSIFPAFWVMDMLGFSLNLVSFLAITLSTGILVDDAIVEIENIVRHMRMGKSPYRAALEAADEIGLAVIAISLTIIAIFAPASFMSGIAGQFFKQFGITVSVQVFFSLLAARFVTPVLAAYFMKDHKHDDPPPGRILQLYHKLVTLSVKRYYLTVLFGIGVFALSILSIQLLPQGFLPAQDTARSLLAMELPPGSQLAFTEKTTEAIVQQLRKRPEIKSVFVDGGRVPPGISEVRRASLIINYTPKGDRKISQRELELAIGEELQSVPDIRYWFLDENGLRAISLVVTGPDINIVSNVANELATQMKRIPLIANVISETSLDRPELRVQPRADLAARLGVSTEGLSETIRVATIGDVGPALAKFDAGDRLVPIRVQLEDSARSDIQVLEQLRVPIGGGRGGVPLSVVADIKLDQGPTSINRYDRERQATVAADLVGTAALGDALKKIYELPVMKTLPKNVSVKQSGDAESLNELADGFATAISAGLMMVYAVLVLLFGTFLQPITILFSLPLSIGGAIMALLVTGKQLTTPVWIGILMLMGIVTKNAIMLVEFAVESIREGKPRDVAIIDAGMKRARPIVMTTIAMAAGMMPSALAWGAGGEFRSPMALAVIGGLIFSTLLSLIFVPAMFLMMDDVGNLSWRFGRKLLVSSGEEDRSHPPTSHEQVDR; encoded by the coding sequence ATGGCAATGAATATCTCGGCATGGTCGATCCGTCATCCGCTTCCCTCTGTCGTCTTTTCGATCATCCTTCTGCTGCTGGGCTGGGTGAGCTTCACCAAACTGGCGATCACGCGACTCCCGAGTGCGGACATTCCCGTGATCTCCGTCGCGGTGGCGCAATTCGGCGCCGCGCCCGCGGAACTCGAGGCGCAGGTCACTAAAACGATCGAGGACGGCGTCTCCGGCGTGGAAGGCGTCCGGCATATTTCATCCTCGATCACCGACGGCCTATCGGTCACCACCGTCCAGTTTGCTCTGGAGACAAACACCGACCGCGCACTCAATGACGTGAAGGACGCCGTCACCCGCGTCCGCGCCAACCTGCCGCAAAACGTCAACGAACCGCTGATCCAGCGAGTGGACGTGATTGGCTTGCCGATCGTCACTTATGCCGCGATCTCGCCGGGCAAAACGCCTGAACAACTCTCCTGGTTCGTCGACGACGTCGTGAAGCGCGCGCTACAAGGCGTTCGCGGCGTGGCACAGGTCGAGCGCATCGGCGGTGTCGAGCGCGAAATCCTCGTTTCGCTCGATCCTGATCGGCTGCAGGCTGCCGGCCTGACCGCAGTGGACGTCTCACGCCGCCTGCGCGGCACCAATGTCGATCTCGCTGGCGGCCGCGCCGAAATCGGCAGGAATGACCAGGCGATCCGCACGCTTGCGGGCGCCAAGACGCTGAACGAACTCGCGGGCACTATGATCAGCCTGCCTTCCGGCGGCGAAGTACGGCTGGAAGACCTCGGCACCGTGACCGACACCATCGCCGATCGCCGCACCTTCGCACGTCTCAATGGCGAACCCGTCGTGGCGCTCGGCATTAAGCGCTCCAAGGGAGCCAGCGACGTGGTGGTCGCGGAAGCCGTACAGAAACGTATCGACTCGTTGAAAGAATCCTATCCGGATGTCGATCTGAAATTGATCGACACGTCAGTGGATTTCACCAAAGGCAATTACGACGCCGCCATGAGCACCCTGTTCGAGGGCGCGGCACTGGCGGTCATCGTCGTATTCCTGTTCCTGCGCGATCTGCGCGCTACCGTGATCGCCGCGGTCTCGCTGCCGCTCTCCATCTTCCCGGCATTCTGGGTGATGGACATGCTCGGCTTTTCGCTCAATCTCGTGAGTTTTCTGGCAATCACGCTGTCCACCGGCATTCTCGTTGACGACGCCATCGTCGAGATCGAGAACATCGTGCGGCACATGCGCATGGGCAAATCGCCCTATCGCGCTGCGCTGGAAGCCGCTGACGAAATCGGTCTCGCGGTGATCGCCATCAGTCTCACCATTATCGCGATTTTCGCGCCCGCCAGCTTCATGTCCGGCATCGCCGGCCAGTTCTTCAAGCAGTTCGGCATCACCGTTTCGGTGCAGGTGTTCTTCTCGCTGCTTGCTGCACGCTTCGTCACGCCTGTGCTCGCGGCCTATTTCATGAAGGATCACAAGCACGACGATCCACCGCCTGGCCGCATTCTGCAGCTTTACCACAAGCTCGTGACCCTCTCGGTGAAGCGCTATTATCTGACCGTGCTATTCGGTATCGGCGTCTTCGCATTGTCGATCCTGAGCATCCAGCTGCTGCCGCAAGGTTTCCTGCCGGCGCAAGACACAGCCCGTTCGCTGTTGGCAATGGAACTACCGCCCGGATCGCAGCTTGCTTTCACGGAAAAGACCACGGAAGCGATCGTCCAGCAGCTGCGCAAACGGCCGGAGATCAAAAGCGTCTTTGTCGATGGCGGCCGCGTGCCGCCCGGCATCTCCGAAGTCCGCCGTGCCTCGCTGATCATCAACTATACTCCAAAGGGCGACCGCAAGATCTCGCAGCGCGAACTCGAACTCGCGATTGGCGAAGAACTGCAAAGCGTCCCTGACATCCGCTACTGGTTCCTCGATGAGAATGGCCTGCGCGCCATCTCACTGGTCGTAACAGGACCTGACATCAATATCGTCAGCAACGTTGCGAACGAACTCGCGACCCAGATGAAGCGCATTCCGCTGATCGCCAATGTGATCTCGGAAACCTCGCTTGACCGCCCTGAACTGCGCGTCCAGCCGCGCGCCGACCTCGCAGCACGTCTTGGTGTTTCGACCGAAGGGCTTTCCGAGACCATCCGCGTCGCCACCATCGGTGACGTCGGTCCGGCATTGGCAAAGTTCGATGCCGGCGATCGGCTTGTGCCTATTCGCGTGCAACTCGAGGACAGCGCACGTTCCGACATCCAGGTCCTGGAGCAACTTCGCGTGCCAATCGGCGGCGGGCGCGGTGGTGTGCCGCTGTCGGTCGTCGCCGACATCAAGCTCGATCAAGGACCGACCAGCATCAATCGCTACGATCGTGAACGTCAGGCCACCGTCGCCGCCGATCTTGTCGGAACCGCAGCGCTCGGCGATGCCCTGAAGAAGATCTACGAACTGCCTGTCATGAAGACGCTGCCGAAGAACGTCAGCGTCAAACAATCCGGCGATGCCGAAAGCCTGAACGAACTCGCGGACGGCTTTGCGACCGCGATCTCAGCCGGCTTGATGATGGTCTATGCGGTGCTGGTGCTGCTGTTCGGCACCTTCCTGCAACCGATCACCATCCTGTTCTCATTGCCGCTCTCCATCGGCGGCGCGATCATGGCACTCCTCGTTACCGGCAAGCAACTGACCACGCCGGTCTGGATCGGCATCCTGATGCTGATGGGCATCGTCACCAAGAACGCAATCATGCTGGTGGAATTCGCGGTGGAGTCGATTCGCGAGGGCAAGCCGCGCGATGTCGCCATCATTGATGCCGGCATGAAGCGTGCGCGGCCGATCGTGATGACTACCATCGCCATGGCGGCAGGTATGATGCCTTCGGCTCTGGCTTGGGGCGCAGGCGGCGAATTCCGCTCGCCGATGGCGCTCGCCGTGATTGGCGGCCTGATCTTCTCCACGCTGCTGTCGCTGATCTTCGTACCCGCGATGTTCCTGATGATGGATGATGTCGGCAACCTGTCGTGGCGCTTCGGCCGCAAACTGCTGGTTTCCAGCGGCGAGGAAGATCGCAGCCATCCGCCGACCAGCCATGAACAGGTTGACCGATGA